tttaattttaattaaattttatacatattttatcaaaaaaatcaaattaataattattatctttattatttccgtcgattttattaatcaattattaatactattgctattagttttatttatttaatcaaaatttaaatttatttagtcttcaaataaaatttatatatttatttattaaaatatttaaaattaaatttacttaGCCCTGAATTATAAGTCCAAGGATATCTTTTGccctttgtttttttttattattaaaaatcgTTATAGTTTTTATTCAATCGTGCCATTAACTTTAGCGCCATTGgcattatgattttgcacacataaaattaaaaatatattattttcatttgtaccccttttttcttttgcacaCCCTTGACATATGCTCAAGAGATTCAGATTCTTTTATGgaagtatttaaataattatatgccATTTCTCTATATTCATTTTCTTGCTACTAAAATACAAAATGAATAGATTGATAAAAtgtgattattattatactaatttaaattttaaataacaaatattttcGCTTTcataaaagagagaaattagtttttaagagattaaaatagattatttctacaatttaatatgtacctgaaatttttataagaagtttgatatatgaaacttaattaatataaaatataagttattttaaaatttctatacaAAAGATATGCGATCTAGATTGATATGAATACAAGTTATAAAATCCAATAAACAGGATTAGGTgacaaacaaaaacaatacaataattattagagaaagtaatgcatatttaaaaaatggaTGTTGGTGAAGGTTGGTGTCCGAGCCGGCGgcaatgagaaaaagaaaagggcgTGGAGAAACGTGGGAAATGAGTAATGGAAGACGACACGTGTAAGGCAGAGGGTCAACGTTGCTTAAGAACGAATGCTGTTACGACGTGCAATTGAAGAAGTCCTATCGTTGGGGCCCCATGCATCAACGATCTCACTGTCTCCATGCAAGTTCGCACTAGTCATTGTCGTACTATATTGAGCCAACGACCAGGAAAGCGCagcccttcttcttcttcttccccccCCCCCTCCCCTCTCTTCCTTAAGGGACCcgataaaactatttttaatataaactaatGTCTTCCAAATCAAATAGTGACCCAATCAGTAGAAGTGTGATTTATCGGTTTATTTGATTGAATTAGTTGAatcattaatctaataaaaactgatttattattattattattattattattatattacaaaatagtaaattgatataataatttattaattagtaaaagtaaatgattaattaattgatagaATTAAGAGTCACTAGCGATTAAAATGTAAATGAGAGCATAAAACTATTTAGCATCAAGATAGCCACtacttgaaaaataattatcaagaTAACAATTATTTAGGGCTtttattgctgggaaaaatgtaaaaattattttttgggacataattaaattgaaaatttctataaaagacTTAAAGATGGCAACGCAATTTACCAATTTAAAAAAGCATTCAACAGATTTTTCAATAGAtcaaacatttatttttttaagtcgGTTGTCAATCTATATTCaaagtatttattattcatatattttttttaaaatatcaacttatttatatatctttcaatgtatttatttttacaattgaGCAATAactatttagtattttaaaaatttaaataaatatttacattgtatttagttaaaatctataaaatatataaaattcatttttaagtataaaatttatgtgtttcgaattaaataaaagttaatttaaaattttatataattaaatttatgtgaaaataattatagctaaattaaattctaataaaatatgtaaaatttttaaataaattttatattaaattatttatatatttcataatactaaaatattttttttaattttatttattttttacatatattcttttaataaaataaattattcaataaatcaCAACTGTATACAAcgttaaaaagtttaaaaatgtCCAGATAAATCTAATTAAGAAGATAATAAGACATGGAAAATTGGTTCATGTACTTTATACATCTGGCAACCTCAACAACAAACAACATCCAATGGAggattcttttacttttaaaatctttatatatCAATCTTCTTTTACTGTTTACaaagcaaattaaaatatttattgtatttatgacactactaatcaattactAATAACacaaataatcaaatttattataatattgtcaatattaaaaaatagattttggTGAGTGTTTAACGATGAAAAATTCACCTTCGCTTTTCAAGTTATGCACAAGAGCTGATTCTCCtcgttaatttttttttacttggGAAAGTAATAATAACAGGCAACAATGAAATATTTGCTATCactaaaaagttaaaatggTATATAATACTTTCACTAAAATACCCTTTAAcattttaagattaaaatggTTAGTAAAAGTATTATACACCATATTAGATGGGCAAGAATTGATAAAATGTGAGATGTTTAATATTTTcctaataaataatgatataaaattttgtataattacttttatttatggatgacaTGATACAcgtctaaatttaaaataaaaaaatatttattttttttataaaatttaaaatatccaTGGCATTTATGAGACTACCAATCAGACACAAATAATCATTTATGGTAAAGTATCAGTATTAGATCTAGAATTTATGTTGTAAAATAACCAAAATCCAAAACTTGGTCAACAAGAGGAAGAAGCAAATCTGTGTTTACATGGAAAGAAACATAAGTGTTTGCACCCAACCGGTCATCCCTTAAACGTGAACCTCTCTTGTGGCTTAAGCTAATTgcactttttaattttatttaaattgagaGCATTATTTGTGGCTGCCTTCATCATGAAAAAGATGTCCATATTCAGGAAAGGTTATAGTAACGTAAAGTGGGTTTTGGCTTTAAAAGAATTGATGCAcactataatataaaaattgtcTGATCGAggaaacaaaaaggaaaaaagaaacgaagTGCTATTGGCTGCAAGAATGCAAGTAACAGCAGAAACatataataagaagaagaagaagtagaagCGGTTACATGTTAGGTTAGCCATAAAATGAGCTTCCAAATCACTCCAATGCTTCCACCAAATTGCCTCTGAGTAGCAGTTGCCCTCTCATTGACTTTTCATAGCTCATATGTGGGACGATTACACACCTCATGTTAATTCTTATTCGGAcaatagttttataaataataaaattatttttaatacgtGTTAAATTAGTGATTTTTAACTAGAAATTGTCATAAAATATAATCGaccaatatttaatttaattgaatttctttaagctataagtttatttttttcattttaaaaatatagataaaacactttatttttcaggtgttGTACAATTTATTGCATTTCAGGGACATAAGAGTACAAGCACCATTATTGGCATAATATAGGTAATGGCGCAACCAAAgagtatataataatttaatataattcaaaaaatttatatctgCAATCTCTTGTTGCGCGGAAGAAAAGCCATTTTTGAacaataacttttatataaattataattttcaaaaggAGCACTGGTTCGAAGACTGAGATACTCacattttacatatttagcCATTAAATTTACATCTAATGGTCGAGATTTTATCATACGGAAAGAAATAGAAACACTTACAGAGGTAAtgcatttaaaaagaaaaaaaaagtggcAAAATCTTTTCCTCTGTCCACGAAGGGATGGGAAAGAGAAGTTATGTTGGGGAGAAAGGCATGGTGTTAACAACTAAcgagataaataaaataaagcaaagtgacttcttcttcttcttcttcttattccaTACATAAAGGgatgaaaaagataattagGCACGGTTGATAATACCAATTATTtcaccttaatttaatttattaaaatattttcatttgatcgaccatattttaattaaaaaaaaaacttaaaacaaTTCGAGATCTgcacttaaaatatttatcaattttggaAGTCGAGAtactaattaaaagaaaaatcatctGCTTAAATACTGTTTTATTGCACTCTAACAATTGCCAAactaaagattaaaaattctaaacccTTCACTCTACTTTCTTAGGgtcaaatcattaacaaaaatattaatctggaccaaattgttttatttatttattattatttctgaAATCATATGGACCCAGTTGTTATTAACTGCAGTGGGCTAGTCAACAAAAGTGAGGTAAAAAAAATAGTGTGGTCGTATACTATTGGTTAAGCAGGGGACAAATAGTAAAGGTATTAGGCAACTGTACTAACATAAACATCAAATCCAGTCACCAAAgaccaaaatattttatggaCGATGACTTGTAACTAAAGCGACcactaataataaaaggaggtattgaaaaaattaacaatagaGTGACAATTTGACACGAATAGGAAATATAATCCGTATTGATGGagctaaatatttaaattgagGGGGACCGACAGAGAAAAGTCCTCCAGAAGAAAACCAaagaagaataattaaattttttagaattagttacagttactaaatttaaaaagaataaataaattttttagattaatacatgcaatattttctaaacaaatttattatttttaatattttatttttaaaatttatgtgttttaaataaagtaaaatctaatctaaaattttatataattaaattttttaaaattagttacagttactaaatttaaaaaaaaaataattttttgaataaattgtatattaataaattaatacatacaatattctttttaaaaattttattatttttatttttaaattttaattaaataaagtataaaatttaattaatagatctatttatttattattttaatattaataatttactttttgcATTAATAGCGAGTGATGATGtggttaaaaataaagtttagtaTATACAAAAATAGAAGATATTCCTTGAGACTTAATTCAGATGATGCGAGATTTGTGTCTGTTTTAGAAAGTGGAAACATTAAACTTAGACATTCAGTTCTGCATTAAGTAGATTATCACCTtatatcttaatataaataaataattacggCTTATCATGTTGTCCAGAGGCCTTGGTCttccataaataaataaaaaaaataccgtTCAagctttttaaattaaaataaaaataaaaaagaagacaaaaacgggcgtttctttcttttatggaaAAAAAGGTGATATTTCTATTCCTCAAGTGAGAGGGATGAATTTGGATCTATAGGCCAACAATTATTACCATTTAGCCCCTGAGTATTCTAATTTTGACCTAGTGAAAGCTGtacttaataaataacaaaaattaaataaaaataaaagtcaaaTTCGCCAACGTAGAAAAACGAATAAATGCAAAGTAATATagttgaattaaaataaaattagcacAAAGTTTTCTGCTTCAATTCGAATTAATTATGGCCAACCAAATTACCTAATATTCGAATCCCACCTAATGACAATTATTTACTTTtcagaacaaaagaaaaaactaaaacgaaaaaagaaaaaaaaaaaagagcatgGCGTTTTCGTAATTAACAGGCGAAGGAAACCTTCTTTAACTGTCTAACTCTCTTTAAATAACGAAGCGCCACCTCTGCCTCAACCGCACCAAGCCCGGTGTTGAGACGAGCGAGTCCATCTGAGCtctaaacaaacaaacaaacaagagaaaaagaggagggaacgaagagaaaaagaaaaggaaaaaagagttATCGTTGTTGATCTGATAATTTGAGTTTTCTATGGCGTCCGAATTGATTTTCAGAGGGCACGATGACGAGGGACATCATATGGCAGATGAGTACTCACCAAAACCACCGAAACGGTGGCTATCTGTGACTCGTCCGATTCGCTACGTCCTTCGTGAACAGCGTCTCGTCTTTGTCCTTGTCGGCATTGCTATCGCTACACTTTTCTTCACCGTCATCCCTTCGTCATCACCACCACCTAGGTCAACATACATCAACTACGACAAATACGACCCGATCTCTAACCCGCTCTCTCATTTCGACTCAGTGCCAGCTAGGCACAGATACTACGAGCCACTAGTGACTGGGTCAATGAATTCGGGCGGTAAGATTCCGTTAGGTCTAAAACGGAAAGGATTAAGAATCGTGGTAACGGGTGGGGCAGGGTTCGTTGGGTCCCATTTAGTGGACCGTTTAATTGAGAGAGGTGATAGTGTGATGGTGGTAGACAATTTCTTCACGGGAAGAAAAGAGAACGTGATGCATCATTTTAAGAACCCGAGATTTGAGTTAATCCGACATGACGTCGTTGAACCTCTTCTGTTAGAGGTTGACCAGATCTATCACTTAGCTTGCCCTGCATCGCCTGTGCATTATAAGCATAATCCGGTCAAAACTATTAAGACCAATGTAGTTGGGACTTTGAATATGTTGGGGTTGGCTAAAAGAGTCGGTGCTAGATTCTTGCTTACAAGTACTAGTGAGGTTTATGGCGATCCACTTCAACACCCTCAGGTCGAGACTTACTGGGGCAACGTTAATCCAATCGGTGCGTCCATTTTCGTTTTTCGTTCTTTCATTGCATTTctgtttttcaattatttgcCGTGATCGCGCACGTTAGCTGGCCGTGATGCGTCTGGCTAACATGCGCTAGCCACTGTTTTGTTTTAGTGCTGGTGGCCGGTTAGAAGAATTCAGATGCTTGACCTCAGATCCGAGGGCGGAGAGTGCGGTCAAACAAGACGCGCAATTGGCGCGTCAAAAAGGGCGAAGGGTGCTCTAATAGTATACAGCTACTGTCTAGATCTGACAAAGTACTAAGGCTTGGGGTCCTTTTGTTTGAAAATGTGACAGGTGTCCGAAGTTGTTACGATGAGGGAAAGAGGACAGCTGAGACTTTGACAATGGATTACCACAGAGGAGCAGATGTTGAGGTtagtcattttaatttatagctTAATCTAAAAAAGCAAaaactttaatatatatatatattttatatttacatttaaattttatttttgttgttttttatatttgttccAGGTCAGGATTGCCAGAATTTTCAATACCTATGGGCCCCGAATGTGCATTGACGACGGCCGTGTCGTCAGTAATTTTGTTGCTCAGGTGGGttttgtgaatttttttttttctttttactttttatatttttaaatattcacTCTTTTGATGATAGAAGTAGTGAGTAACTAGGGACATTGAGTGCAGGCATTGAGGAAGGAGCCTTTGACTGTTTATGGTGATGGGAAGCAGACAAGGAGTTTCCAATATGTTTCTGATTTGGTAAAactttattcttaattttagaatGGTCGTTTCTCGTatgctttattattattgcctttttcttttgattttactttatcATTTGTATACATTAGTCCATtacttaattttgattttgattgaatttgagtactttaaattctttcttttatatagcATATCCCTGATGTGATATAGTATGATACCATTCAAAATCAAATGCAACTTTGCCCAAGCGCACGTGATCTATGACAAAGCAATAATGAAAAATTCTTAGGTTCAAATATTACCCCATATGCCCCAAGTTTTCCTGCTGTAACTTTTAAGCAAAGAATCAGATACCACATGCCATGTATCCATTTAAAGCCCTAACTGAGCTTGCGGGGTAGGTAATGTATAGTTTATTTCTGCATTATATAATCAAGACAATTCTTTTCCCCATATCATGTTGCTAACTGTTCATACTCTGCTTCAAAGTGGAATCCTCATGCCCTCCTGTGGATTTAATTGacgtttatttatttttattttcccaaAGTAAATTGACTATGGAGTGATGGAACCTCTTTTTTAGTAGAAACATTGCACTTTCTTCGTACTAAAGCATATGTTGATTAGATTCAGTCCATATGCACTTAGGTATCCACGGTATCTCTTTGACTTTACTTGCTTATATTATACTGGCTGCTGCTTTGGATTTATTTAGACGTCCTGttaaatttgtatttgatATTAGGTCGAAGGTCTGATGCGCCTTATGGAAGGGGAACATGTGGGGCCTTTCAATCTTGGTAATCCTGGTGAATTCACCATGCTTGAGCTTGCCCAGGtaagtttgtttcttttctggTTCATATCCTATTTTTCTGTTGCTGGTTTCCTGGTGATtctcatcatttatttttattgaaacaaaaacaattcttCATTGTTTCCCACATTGTCCTCCTACCTTAGGTCAGCACAACATATGGTGATCCTAAcctttctttctaatatttaattttgttgcaTTGGGAACTGTAATTATGAGGAGTGGCTTCTGAATTGGGAACTCCTCCTTGTCAGTTGAATTTTTTTGTGTTGCCATTTCTTTGCGTCCTCTTCACTTGGTAGGCAAGCACCAGAGTTACGCCACAACATTAGTCTTTTAAATAGAGCAGTTTAAGAGAAGTTAGCTATTTTTGGAGATGCATTGCTTAATGGCCTCTAACTGGCATTGAGACAAGTTCATCTCCTATAATGTGTAACAAATTGGTTAGGATGAGTTTCGTGTTTCACATACAGAAAGACCACAGACTTATTATAGGATCTCTCTCATGGTTCAGTAATTTCGTTACCTTCCACAGAAAACTAAGTGGTCTCCTTTATATGTTTGTTTAGGTGGTCCAAGAAACCATTGATCCAAATGCAAGAATAGAGTTCAGGCCTAACACAGAAGATGACCCACACAAGAGGAAGCCTGACATTACAAGAGCAAAGGAACAACTTGGTTGGGAACCCAAGATATCCCTTAGGAAGGGTCTTCCACTAATGGTATCAGATTTCAGGCAACGCATATTTGGTGACCACAAGGACGATAGCAGCACCAGCACTGTGTCAACAGCTTAAGTTggcatatttctttttcttgtattgagcagcagcagcagcagaaaGATAATTATTTGGCAGATAACCAATTTGTCTGTGGGCTTATGGCAGCAACAATATAGCGCAATGGTGGCAACAGCAGTAGCAGCAAATGACCTCCTTTATTCTATAAGAATGAACATGATGTTTCACAGTCAGCTTCTTAATATCcacatctttaattttttgttttttctttctgtaaCTTTTTCCTTCAAAGGGTAATAGACGGCGAACCTTGCAATTGAAACTACTTTTACTCTAATTTTGATGCCATTGATATATCTATATACTGCTCCAATGTATCAgtttatatcaaatatatactaCGAATTTTCATGCATCACGAGCAACTTCGACTTTCTATTTCCAATCAGGAATTTAGAATTTTCACTGGGTTGTGGATTCTAAACATATATGTTAAACATAAAGTAGCAATCTAGACTGAGGGGACAGTTTTAATGATAACTTGAAATATGCAATTTTATGATTGCTGGGCGCTTCTATTGTCTTGCGAAAAATAGGGTCCCTAATTCTGATTAACAAATAGCGGGCACGGCTTTTGATTAGGCGGCCGACTGTTATTCAATACAAGCTCTGCCATTCATCAGAAGATTTTGAAGTTTCCAATGGCATCTAACCACAACGGAGACCAATAGCTTTGGCCGCCCAACCAACACTCAAACAAGGCCAGTGACCATTTTATGTTCCCCACCTGACACCTAAAAGTTATCCCAGCTTAAATAATTGACACCATGATGCTACGCTGTGTAATGCTTAACCAGCTTCCACGTCTACCAACATATCATTGGAAAGGTTTCGAGATAGGGCACTGTAACTAAAGGGACTACAATTTTGTAAAAGTTCTACCAGATGATTGCCTTCCTAAATTCCCCTAAACTAGAAGAAAACATGGCAGTGTAATGAAGTTTCATAGTCTACACTCCAGCAATCAATTCCagtataaactaataaacctATGTTTATTTAGaagatatttaattctttttaaagattaaTAGTAATTTAAATCTGATCCCCGGTACATAATCATTAGTGGTGGTTTAAACTTTAAAGtgttgaaattattattaaaaaataaatgtaaatatGTTATAATcaatcataattttatatagtttttggtgtattaaatattatcacaATATATTACcatataaaatagtaaaatatgtaatataataatacttcTACATGTCCTTCATTGCAGCATATTCTAAACAGTCTAAAAGTATGACATGGTAAACCATATAGAAGATAAAAGTGCAGTCAATGGAGCAACAAACAAACCTAGGCAATCCGGCCAACACGTGTACATTGGAATTCACATTGATAAGCAAGAAGCAACAATAAAGACAAACACATAAATCCTCCGCCACTAAACATAAACTGTgccaaaagaaataagatcagTGTCCAAAACCCAACTATTAAGCAAAAAAAAGGtcagtaattttataattcttcaaCACAACACAGCTTAGCCTCATAAAGATCCATTAAGACCACATGATTCGCACACCTCCTCGAAAGGAGACGAAGCAAGCAAGAAGGCAAAAAGTTGAGCAAGATCACAAAAGTCAGCACGTCTCATTCTGGATTCCTCAGGACAATGATAACAGAGTCTCCTCGGAGGAACATTTTACTGATGAATCTATCTTTGTTTACTGGCTGAGCTTTCTTCTTGCCTTTCCCAGTTTTTGGCACCCAAATGAAAAGAGTATAGTTATATACCTGCATAAAAGTTCTACCATCTGATTAAGAAATTCAATGGACTAATCTCTCTATAAATAAACTAACCTCAGTCCACATCTTCCTGACATTTTCCAGAACCATGTTGCAGTGTCGATCAAATGTCCTCACACGTCCAAGAAGCTTCTTGTTGTTACGGCAGTTGATGGAGCACCTAATTGcacaagaaatatatattagaaaaagacTAACTAACAAGACCAGTAGCAGTCGAGCTGGAAGACATACCCATGTCAACCTCGTTGATTTCACCAGCCAAGCCAAGAACTTAGGGCCATATATAAGGGGAGTGTTTGGACTATTGCACCCAGACTCATAGCTACCTAGTTCTGATAAGAAACCGAGAAAACAATGATTTAAAAGCATCTATTTAAGCGCATGaaagacagagagagagagagagagctatACTACAACAAACTTACCTGTTACAATCCGTTCAGCCAAATCAGGTTATCCCAGCTAAACAGACTTAAGTTTCCCAAACAGCCCGACAATTGTCGCACTTGCTAAGACAACACTCAATTTCAAGTGAAACATAgctagtattttaatttaatggttTTATGAGAAAGTAACACTAGGAAAAACAGAATTTGCAAAAGGTACCTGTGTTATTCCTAACACTCATCATGAGAACAGAAAGTGACCCAGTGCTGAATTCCTCCGACTTGTTCTTAACCTGAACAAAAGGtgatatcaaattcaaatgaGTCCCCTACAGATTAAATAACTAAGCTTGTAAGTAATCAATGCATAAACATAGCTCATTTCTAGTAGAACTGTGAAAAGGATAATTAAACGAAATTGTAATCCGTCCTCTGAAAAGGTTAACCCACATTATACGACAAAACTAAAGAATCATTTCGTGCAAATTTCAGTAGTGATGACAAAAGAAGGCAAAAACTAGACTTCATTAGTGAGATAACCATCAAAACAGCAGCCATATTGGTCCACAGGGTACCATAATAGCAGGCAAATAATATTACTTAATCAAGCTAGCATATAACCAGATTGAAGTATATCTActaataattttgtaaaacaccaaaaaagaataaagaaacgCAGCGGGAAGAAggtaaatatgtaaatttaagAAGTTGTAAGGAATAATTTCGTCTTCTTCGTCACTCTCATTTGTAACTAGAGGCGAGTATAAGTTGTTggcttaaattatatttcactACCTCTAatgttttttataataaaaccatagaaatatacattttatagaGAAAGACCAATCTTTTAAAGAGATTCTACGATTGTAAGAGCTATAATGTAagttaaataaagaataagaagtGGTTTTCTTTTCGTCACGTGATGTAGGCgtgactttaaaatatttagagcAGTTATTATTCATGCTTTCAAATAATGAGATTCTTACACTTAATGATATTTTGGACGCTCTTAATATTAGGAGTTAATTAAA
The Ricinus communis isolate WT05 ecotype wild-type chromosome 1, ASM1957865v1, whole genome shotgun sequence DNA segment above includes these coding regions:
- the LOC8259871 gene encoding UDP-glucuronic acid decarboxylase 2; the protein is MASELIFRGHDDEGHHMADEYSPKPPKRWLSVTRPIRYVLREQRLVFVLVGIAIATLFFTVIPSSSPPPRSTYINYDKYDPISNPLSHFDSVPARHRYYEPLVTGSMNSGGKIPLGLKRKGLRIVVTGGAGFVGSHLVDRLIERGDSVMVVDNFFTGRKENVMHHFKNPRFELIRHDVVEPLLLEVDQIYHLACPASPVHYKHNPVKTIKTNVVGTLNMLGLAKRVGARFLLTSTSEVYGDPLQHPQVETYWGNVNPIGVRSCYDEGKRTAETLTMDYHRGADVEVRIARIFNTYGPRMCIDDGRVVSNFVAQALRKEPLTVYGDGKQTRSFQYVSDLVEGLMRLMEGEHVGPFNLGNPGEFTMLELAQVVQETIDPNARIEFRPNTEDDPHKRKPDITRAKEQLGWEPKISLRKGLPLMVSDFRQRIFGDHKDDSSTSTVSTA